The Methanobrevibacter sp. genome segment TTCTGCTGCTGATAATCCTGCTATTGAGGTTAGCGGAAATAGTATTACACCTCCAACAACTGACGCTGCAGGTGTTCAAGAGGCTGTTAATAGTGCAATTTCAGGAGATACTATTTTATTAGGAGACAAAACATATGATTTTGCTGATGCAACTGTAACCGTAAATCAAAAAGATAAACTTACTTTTAAAGGTGATGGCGTAAGTACCACTATTAAAGGTCATGGTGAAGGAAAAGGATTGTTCCATATAACTGAAAGTGCAAACGTTACTTTTATAGGTATCAAGTTCATTGACACAAACCCTAAAAACAATATTGTATATGGTGGTTCAATTAATGGTAATGGTATTAACTTCGATGGTATAGGTTCATCAAAGGGTACTGTAGATAACTGTTCTTTTAAAGACTTCAATCAGGCTGTCGTTGTTAACAAATGTAATAATGTAACTGTTAAAAACAGTAATTTTACTGGCGGTATCGCAACCAAACTTATTAACGACCCTACTGTAAATAAAGAATCTGGTTCCAAAATGATTAGTGTAGGCGGATCTTTCTATCTCAAAGTTATTAACAACACATTCGATGGTCGTGTACTTGATGCAATTTCAATTGCAAAAGGTAGTGGAGACGCTTCAATTATAGGAAACACTTTCAAAAATAATGCTTATTCCATTTACTTCGGAGGAGCATCTACTGAAGGTACTTACATCTATGATAACACATTTATTAAATGTGGTCAATTTGAATTAGATAATGGTACTGTTTGGGGCGAATTCCCTGTAATCAGTATTCAAAAAGCATCTGAAGGTGTTTTCTTCAACAATAACACTTTCTATGTTGTAAACAATAATCTATTAATCGCTGCTGAATCAAGCAATCCTTCTCACGGAGCTCCAAGTACTTTAGGTAACATTAACGTAACTAATAATAAAATTATCAAAGCTGAAGGAGAAGATGTTATTGGTCGTTCAGTAACTTTAATACACATTTTAAGCAGATCAGGAGACCTTAATCCTAAAGCTCCTATCACTATAACTAACAACACTTTCTTTGCAGGTGTCAGACCTCTCGTAATTTGGTATAATGATTGGGGTAATGAAGATGGGGAAATTGTAATTCCTCAAGCTCCTGAACCAATACCTATTCCAGAACATGTTGCAACCGATATTGCAGCTTCTAACTTAAATGTTTATGCAGGAAATAATGGTGTTCTCAAACTCACTTTAAAAGATGTAAATGGAAATGCTGTTGCTAATAAAATGGTGACTATTGTTATTGATGGTGTAACCAAAACTGCAACTACTGATGATAATGGTATTGCAACTTTAAATGTAAAATATGCTTCTTCTGGAACTCATTACGCTACAATGGTTTTCACTGGTGATGCTAACTACACCGGAGCTACTAAAACAGTTAAGATTAGTGTGCTTAAAAAAGCAACTGCTTTAACCACTGCTAAGAAAACATTTAAAGTTAAAGCTAAAACTAAAAAAGTAACTGCAACTCTTAAATCCGGTAAAACTGTTCTCAAAAATAAAAAAGTTACTTTAAAAGTTAATGGTAAAACCTATACTGCTAAAACCAATGCTAAAGGTGTTGCTACTTTCAGCATTAAATTAGCTAAAAAAGGAACATTTAATGCATATTATAAGTTTGCTGGAGATGGAGCTTACAAAGCAATAAGCAAAAAGAATACTATTGTTATTAAAAAATAGAATGTAATATTCTATTTTTCCTTTTTTCTTTTTTTAGTAATTTTTTTCATTTATTTGTTGGTTATTTTTAAATTGATTATTTTGGAGGGTCTGAAATAAAAAAATTTAAATTATTATTTTTATTCATGCTAATTTTTTCAATATTATTTTTGCTAGGCACTGTTAATGCAGAAGATGCAAACAGCACAGTGCCATTAACAAATGACAGTTTTGAATCTATTCAAAATCTGATTAATAATGCTAATTCTGGAGATTCTATTTATTTGGAGAATAAAACTTACCAAAGTACCGGATCTCCTATAATTGTCAATAAATCGATTAACATTTATGGTGTTGATTCTTCTAAAACAATTTTAAATGCAAATAATAAATCAAGTATTTTCATTATACCTAAAAATGTCAATGTCAGCATTAAGGGATTGACTCTTACTAAAGGTTATAATCTCACAGAAGGCGGTGCCATTTACAATTTAGGTATATTGGCTATAGAGGATTCCATAATTTCTAATAATTATGCCGAAACAGGTGCGATACACAGTGGCGGCAGTGCTAAATTAACTATTTCAAATTCGCTATTTGATAAAAATGGAGGCAGTTTTGGAGCGGCTGTTGATAATTATTTAGGGGAGCTTAAAATTTTCAGCACTGTTTTTACAAATAACTCTTGTCATGAGGGAGGTGCAATCTACAACAGATTCGGTAATTTTTTAGTTAATAATTGTACATTTATTGACAATTCAGCTGTTAGGGGAGGCGGAATTTATAATAACAGGGGAATTCTTGTTGTTCATAATTCAAGGTTCCTGTCTAACAATGCATCTGATTTGGGCGGAGGTATTAAAAGTTGGGGTGCATGTGAAGTGTATAACTCAACAATTACAAATAACGCCGCAAAACAAGGCGGGGGAATTTATGTATCCGAATTCACATTAATTGCTGAAAACTGCTTAATTGAGAATAACTGCGCTGATTTAGGCGGAGGAATAAATGTTGATGCCAAGGCCACTGCAATTATTAAAAACCTGACTATTGTAAATAATTCTGCTTATCGTGGTGGAGGCATTGATTTAACAATTGGGTCTCTTAATTTACAGAATTCTGTTGTAAGTAATAATTCTGCTCAGACTCATGGAGGAGGAATCTATTTTGCATTACTAAACTCTATTGTTCAAAATTCAGTAATTGATAATAACTCCGCAAAATTAGGTGGAGGACTTTATATTAATGGATTTAGGGGTGTTGTTGTAAATATCACAAACATAACTCTTAATAATAATTCTGCTTTTAAAGGTGGGGCAATTTATAATACTGGAACAATAAATCTTGAAACAAGCGTTTTAAAATCAAATCATGCTGATTATGCAGGGGGAGTGATTTATAATGAGCTTAATTGCAGTGTTAAAAAATCTCAGCTAATATCAAACAGTGCTGATGATATGGGAGGAGCTGTTTTTAATAAATTTAATATTGTGATTGATGAAGTTATTTTTAATTCAAATAATGCTTATGCAGGCGGTGCAATTTATAATGAACGTAACTGCAAGGTCAAAAATTCTAAATTAATTTCAAATCGCGCTGAAACGTCTGGAGGAGCAATCTTTAATAAATTTAATATTGTGGTCGACAATGATATTTTTAATTTAAATGATGCTCATAATGGCGGTGCGATTTATAATGATCTTAATTGCAGTGTCATGAACTCCCAATTTAGTAAAAACAATGGCCATTTCGGAGGAGCTATTCACAACCGTGATTTAAATATTGTCAAAAACTCAATATTTGATTCTAATAAGGCATTTCAGGCAGCTGCTGTTTATTCATCTGGAGACTTGGCCATTGACGGTTCTCAATTTATTAAAAATTTTGTCACTCATAATTCAGGGGTACTGATGCTTCATAAAGGAAATGTAACTATTTCAAATTCATTATTCAAATCTAATTATAATGCAGATGAAGGGGGATGTATTTTTAACATCCGTGCAAATGTGTTGGTTGAAAACTCTCAATTTATTTCAAATAGTGCAAGAAGCTATGGTGCAGCTATTGACAATGAAGGTAAATTAACAATTAAAAACTCATTGTTTGATAAAAATACTGCATATGGTGCCGGAGCTATAGACAATGCCGGTGAATTAACCCTCATTAAATCTAACTTTACAAATAATGCCGCAACAAAAAATGGTGGTGCTATTGACAGTAAAGGCAGAATGACAATTACCGGTTCAATTTTCAATGGCAATATTGCAGGAGGTAATGGCGGAGCAATAATGATTAGGGATAATGCTTCAATCGCTTATTCAGGCATTTATAATAATGCCGATGTGAATGGATGTGCTATTTTCAATAACGGTGTTGAAAATGTATCTCTTTTAAATAATTGGTGGGGATGCAACAATCCTAATTTTGAGAATTTATTAAACAATAATGTTCCTGACAATTTTAATTGGATAATAATGTGTTTTACAAGTAAAAATCAATTGGTTCAATATAAAAATGCTGTTTTGATTGTTGATTTTAAAATTAAAAATAAAAACGGCACTATTTCTAAAATTGATTCTCCATGGATGTTGCCTATTTTTAAAGTAAAATTATCCGCAGGAAAAGTTGAAAACATTGTTAACGGGTCTAAAGCAATATCAGTGTATATTCCATTAATTACGACTATTTCATCTAAAATTGATGGTCAAAGTATCACTTTAAAAATTGCACCAACTAACAAACGGATAATCGGCAATAAGGATATTGTTATGGATTATAATGGAAAAACAACATTTAAAGTTCGTGTAATAGGAACTGATGGAAAAATTGCAGGAAAAAATGTGGCTGTCGTAATGAAAATTTCCGGTAAAAAATACATTGCCAAAACAGATAAGAATGGATGGGCATCGAAAACATTCAGCCTACTTCCAGGAAGCTATAAAATCACTGCGACCTATAAGGGATACAGTGTTAAAAATTCAATAACTGTCAAAAAAGTTTTAAAAGCCAAAAGCGCCACTAAAAAACGCTCAAAAAAGATAAAATATTCGGCTACATTAAAAACAAGTAATGGAAAACCTATTGCCGGTAAAAAAGTCACTTTTAAAATTAAAGGTAAAACTTACATGGCCAAGACAAATAAGTATGGGATTGCTAATGTCAAGTTTATTAATTTGAAAGTGGGAAAATATTCAGTTCTTGTTAAATATGTGAATTCATATGTTAAAACAAAATTGAAGGTAAAACGATAAAGTTTTCATTAAAGGTGAGTGAAATTTTTCACATCACTTTTAATTTTCAATGAGAACCAATATTCAAATCAGATTTCAAAAATTGAATTTAACTGCTCTTTTTTAAAAATTAAATCAAATATATTAAATATGTCGATAGGTATAGTAATATATATTGATTGGAGGAAAATATGAAGTTTAATAAAATTTTAATGATATTTTTATTAATATTGGTTGGACTGCTTTGTATAAGTTCAGTTTCAGCTTCTGAAGATGAAAATATTTATGCAGAGGATTTGTCAAGTTCTGAAATATCTTCTATTGATGAATCTAGTTTAAAAGATGTTGAACCGACTTCTGAAAAACTAACGGCTGGTGAAAACTCTGGTGTATCTAATGTTATAGTTGTTGAGGAAGTTGAAAAAAATCACAATGAAATGAATGATCCTACAATACAGGTGGCAATTGATAATGCAAAGGCAGGAGACACAATTGTTATTAACGGAGAAAGCTATGTTCACTGTCATTTCATTGTCAATAAAAAACTGAATATAATAAGCAATGTCGGAACAACAATGGAGCCATGCGGTAGCAGCGCAGTATCTGGTTATAGGGGCATTTTCTATATTACTCCTGAAGCCAGCGGAACTGTAATCAGCGGTTTTAATATAGTAAATGATGTTTCCGATAATGATTATGGGATTCTTGTAAGGGGAGCATCAGATGTTACAATTAAAGACTGTAGCTTTTCTAATAGTGGACGTTATTCCGATGCAATCAGAGCAGAAAATACAAACAGAATTCTTATTCAAAATGTAACCATATCCCATGTCACAAACGGAATTAAAATTGTAAATTCACAAAATGTTAAAGTTAAGAATTCTCTGATTGATGATTCAAAATATTGTATTAACATTATTGACTCATCTAAAGCAGATTTAATTTCTAACAATATTACAAATAATTTCATTGCAGGAATTGCCATTTCAGGCTCAAGTAATAATATTAACATTCATTCTAACAATATTTCTGAAGGCAATATTGGAATCAATATGACTGCAGCCAAGTATGTTTATATCTTAAACAATTATATTGGATTTAACAAAAGATATGGTGTTTATACTAACTGCAATAACTAAAATGGAAATTAAAGGAAATTTCATTAATCAGAATGCTCAATATGATATTTTCAATGATCATCGTGTTAAAAATTTATTTAAAAAAGGTGGAGAAAGTTTACAGGTAATCACCAATAACTACATGATAGGTCATGGCGACAGACCAGTATGGCGTCAAGTTTATGAATATAAACCTTCCATAGGGGAGTTTATATATGATGCCGCAAATGATGATTATATTTATGTTGGCGAAGGTAAAGGTGAGTATATCGGTCATCAAAGCGGAACTTTCTTGGGTTATATATTCGATGTTGACCAGGATTTGATTTGTCCGAATATTTTCTTCAGCTATCCTACATCCGGCGTAACTCCATGGTCCCATACCGGAAATTATAAATTGTATTTAAGTGAGATTACTCAGGTTAAAAAAGGTGTTTATTCAATTTCAATTGTCGATGTTAACGGTAACATTGCCAAAGACATAAGTTCCGTACCGGTCATTTTTTATCTAAACAAAAACAACACTAATGTTTCTCCTCAAGAGGGGGACACTTATAAGATTGTCATGATGAAAAATGGAACTGCAACAGTGAGATTCTACCCGGATGACTTTAATAAAACCGGAAATGTCTTACTTGCAAGCTTCCCTGGTAAGGGCAATAATTTATACTCTCAGATGTACAGGCCATACAAAAAATTTGCAATTGATGATAAATACATTCCTGGAAATGTTAGTGGTACAAAAATAACAGTTTCAGATTTAAACACATATCCAGTTTCAAATGCATACTTTAAAGCAACTTTAACAGATTTAGACGGCAATCCTATTGCCAATGAAAAATTAATCTTTACAATCAATACTCGGTCATACACTGTTTTAACTGATGGTAAGGGTCAGGCCAAGCTTAAAATCGGACTTGCAAAAGAAAAAACCTATGCCATGACAGTTAAATATATTGGGGATGGGGTAGATTATTCTTCAAGCAATGCTCAGGCCAAAGTTGTCATAAAGAAAACACCTACAAAAATTTCATCTTCAAATGTTTATATGATTCCAAAAATGGCGGAAAATTTCTATATAACTTTAAAAGATGGATCAAATAAGCCGATTGCTAATCAAAAAATAGTTATTAAAGTCAATAAGAAAACATACACTTTAAAAACAAATAGTAAGGGAGTAGCATATAAAAAACTTAAATTCAATAAAAAGGGAACTTACACTATTAATATTAAATATTCAGGATCCAAGAAATACAAATCCTTTTCAAAAACAAACAAGATAGTTGTCAAATACTCTTCAAAAGGAGTTAAATTGACTGTTCCTAAAGTAACTATTCCTCCAAAAACTTATAAATACTATACAATATCATTGAAAAATCTTAATGGTAAAGGATTGGCTAAACAAAAAGTTATTGTCAAATTAAATGGTAAAAAATATTCAAAAGTAACAAATAGCAAAGGAAATATCGTATTTAAAGTTAAATTTTCAAAAATCAAATCATATTCAGTATCTGCTTCTTATAAAGGAAATAAAATATATAAAAAAGCTCATTCTGATGGCAAAATCAACGTCGCTAAGACTCCAACAAAATTTGCAGTTTCAAAAGTATCAAGTTTCCCTAATGAGAAAAAAACATACACAGTAACCTTAAAAACAAGTTCCGGAAAAGCATTATCCAAAATGCCGGTTACTATGAATGTTAACGGTAAAACCTATTCAAAAGTAACCAATAATAAGGGTCAGGCAAGTTTATCTTTGAAATTCGCAACAGAAAAAACATATCCTGTTACAGTAAAATACAATGGAAACTCAATTTACAAATCCAGTAAAGCCACTGGCAGTTTCATTGTTTCAAAGATTAACACTCAATTAATGAGTTATGATAAGACATTTGCATCTGATGCTAATAAAACTTTCAGAGTAACCCTTAAAGATAAATCCGGTAAAGCATTGGCTAATGAGAAAATTGTCTTTAAATTTAATAATCAGACTTTTACAAAAGCAACCGATAAAAATGGTGTTGCATATGTTGATATTGACTCAAATATCGGTTCATTTGATGTTTCATCAAAATATACAGGAACAAATAAATACAGAGCTGTTTCAAAAGTAAACAAAATTACAATATCAAACAAAACAAATGTGGTTTTTATTGATAAGAATTTGCCAAATTCAGAAATTCAAAATATTTTAAATGGCTGTCATGACGGAGATAATGTTGAATTTTTAGGAGATTTCTATTCTGGCATCTCACTGAATATTAATAGCGCATTAAACATCTACTCTTTAAATACCACAACTTTAAATGGTAAAGCAAAAAGCCCAGTATTTAAAATTTTAAATTCCAATACTACTATTTGCAATTTGTCTATTGTTGGAAATTCTTATGATGGAATTGAAATCAATAATGCGTCAAATGTTACAATAAAGGACAATATTATTTCCAATAAATTAGATAAGTCTAAAAATGCAAGTTATATGGACAGTACAATGTCCCTGCCTGGATACGGTATTAATATTGTTGATTCAAGGAATATTGTAATCTTAAATAACTGCATTGACAGTTTTGAAAGTGGAATTTTTGCCGGAAATACAAATAATCTGACCATTTCCACAAATTCATTGAGAAAAAATAATTATGGAATAAAATATGGATTCGGTGTTGCCAATTCCATCATTACAGGCAATAACATAGCAGACAACATTGGACTGTACACTATGCTGGTGCCTGAAGGTCCTAGAGGATATGGGGTATTCTTAAATAATTCTGCAGTAAATGTAACAATCACTAAAAATAACATCACATGGAATCATTTGGGAATTTCAGTTGATGCAAATTACTCAACAGGCATTTTGATAACTGGCAATGTAATTACTGATAATGTTTTAGAGGGAATCAGATTTAATGAAGGTTATGATTTGGCTCAAAATGCAATTGAACCGTTAGTAACTGATAATGCGATTTATAGAAATGCCAAAGGTCCAAGTATGATGATTTTAGGTGAATTAAGTGCAAATCCTGCTGGAATTTATGGTCCTGGTGCATTTAATGCATCTTTAAGATTGAATATAGGTCCAAATTGGTATGGTAAAAATCAAATTGTCACATGGGACTATGAAACCGGTATTGTCGGTTATGGAACAATGTGTCCGAGAATCAGCACAACCGGAATTGCATTTAAGGAAATTACCTGCATCACTCCAGGTACATATTCAATTACATTTTATAAAAATGAGGAAGTAGCTTCAAATCTGCCGGTATTTGAAATGTATGCTATGCTAAACGACAATCATGAAATTAAATTCAATGTTGTAAATGGTGTGGGCATATTCTCTTTTGATGCTCAGAACTTTTCAGAAGGTTCTAATGAGATAAAAATTTCAATTGGTTCTTTAAATGATGGGAATAGGACTTTTAAAGTCGAAATGTCTAAAATTTTAGAATCCAGTGAAATTCCAGTTTGAATAGTAAAATATTGATGATTAATTTCATTAATATTTCTTTTTTTTTATTCAGATTTTTCAAACACCGACTGCTGTCCTGCGGGCAAAACCAACATCTTTGATTAAATGCACGGAATCAAATATAAAACAACATTTCTTTTTAGAACTCTTAACTTTAATGATATCTGAAACTCAATATAATTGTAATGTAGTGGAAAACAGCATTCTTTGTCAATATGATACACATATCATAAAGTAGTTTCAAAGCAGGTCATGGTTTTGGATATTCTAACTTTTTTTATTAGTCCTTTCCGCAATATTTAAAACAGTCTTTCTGATGGTTATTGATGATTCCAACAGATTCAAGATAGGAATAAATTATTGTAGGTCCGACAAATTTCATTCCACGTTTTTTCAAGTCTTTTGAAATGGTTTTGGATAATTCAGATTCAGTTTTAAATTCACTATTAATTATTTCACCATTTGTAAATCCCCAAATGTATTCGTCAAAGCTTTTGAACTCCTTTTGAATTTCAATAAATATTTTGGCATTGTTTATTGTAGCATTGATTTTGCCTTTATTTCGAATAATTCCCTTGTTTGATAATAATTCATTAACTTTCCCCATGCCATATTGTGATATTTTCTTATAATCATACTCATCAAATGCTTTTCTAAAGTTGTCTCTTTTTTTAAGTATTGTTATCCAGGAAAGGCCGGCCTGAAAAGAT includes the following:
- a CDS encoding Ig-like domain repeat protein — encoded protein: MKNKKIIMSLLLVVLVALSLGVVSAEDPADSAADNPAIEVSGNSITPPTTDAAGVQEAVNSAISGDTILLGDKTYDFADATVTVNQKDKLTFKGDGVSTTIKGHGEGKGLFHITESANVTFIGIKFIDTNPKNNIVYGGSINGNGINFDGIGSSKGTVDNCSFKDFNQAVVVNKCNNVTVKNSNFTGGIATKLINDPTVNKESGSKMISVGGSFYLKVINNTFDGRVLDAISIAKGSGDASIIGNTFKNNAYSIYFGGASTEGTYIYDNTFIKCGQFELDNGTVWGEFPVISIQKASEGVFFNNNTFYVVNNNLLIAAESSNPSHGAPSTLGNINVTNNKIIKAEGEDVIGRSVTLIHILSRSGDLNPKAPITITNNTFFAGVRPLVIWYNDWGNEDGEIVIPQAPEPIPIPEHVATDIAASNLNVYAGNNGVLKLTLKDVNGNAVANKMVTIVIDGVTKTATTDDNGIATLNVKYASSGTHYATMVFTGDANYTGATKTVKISVLKKATALTTAKKTFKVKAKTKKVTATLKSGKTVLKNKKVTLKVNGKTYTAKTNAKGVATFSIKLAKKGTFNAYYKFAGDGAYKAISKKNTIVIKK
- a CDS encoding right-handed parallel beta-helix repeat-containing protein, producing the protein MLGTVNAEDANSTVPLTNDSFESIQNLINNANSGDSIYLENKTYQSTGSPIIVNKSINIYGVDSSKTILNANNKSSIFIIPKNVNVSIKGLTLTKGYNLTEGGAIYNLGILAIEDSIISNNYAETGAIHSGGSAKLTISNSLFDKNGGSFGAAVDNYLGELKIFSTVFTNNSCHEGGAIYNRFGNFLVNNCTFIDNSAVRGGGIYNNRGILVVHNSRFLSNNASDLGGGIKSWGACEVYNSTITNNAAKQGGGIYVSEFTLIAENCLIENNCADLGGGINVDAKATAIIKNLTIVNNSAYRGGGIDLTIGSLNLQNSVVSNNSAQTHGGGIYFALLNSIVQNSVIDNNSAKLGGGLYINGFRGVVVNITNITLNNNSAFKGGAIYNTGTINLETSVLKSNHADYAGGVIYNELNCSVKKSQLISNSADDMGGAVFNKFNIVIDEVIFNSNNAYAGGAIYNERNCKVKNSKLISNRAETSGGAIFNKFNIVVDNDIFNLNDAHNGGAIYNDLNCSVMNSQFSKNNGHFGGAIHNRDLNIVKNSIFDSNKAFQAAAVYSSGDLAIDGSQFIKNFVTHNSGVLMLHKGNVTISNSLFKSNYNADEGGCIFNIRANVLVENSQFISNSARSYGAAIDNEGKLTIKNSLFDKNTAYGAGAIDNAGELTLIKSNFTNNAATKNGGAIDSKGRMTITGSIFNGNIAGGNGGAIMIRDNASIAYSGIYNNADVNGCAIFNNGVENVSLLNNWWGCNNPNFENLLNNNVPDNFNWIIMCFTSKNQLVQYKNAVLIVDFKIKNKNGTISKIDSPWMLPIFKVKLSAGKVENIVNGSKAISVYIPLITTISSKIDGQSITLKIAPTNKRIIGNKDIVMDYNGKTTFKVRVIGTDGKIAGKNVAVVMKISGKKYIAKTDKNGWASKTFSLLPGSYKITATYKGYSVKNSITVKKVLKAKSATKKRSKKIKYSATLKTSNGKPIAGKKVTFKIKGKTYMAKTNKYGIANVKFINLKVGKYSVLVKYVNSYVKTKLKVKR
- a CDS encoding nitrous oxide reductase family maturation protein NosD → MKFNKILMIFLLILVGLLCISSVSASEDENIYAEDLSSSEISSIDESSLKDVEPTSEKLTAGENSGVSNVIVVEEVEKNHNEMNDPTIQVAIDNAKAGDTIVINGESYVHCHFIVNKKLNIISNVGTTMEPCGSSAVSGYRGIFYITPEASGTVISGFNIVNDVSDNDYGILVRGASDVTIKDCSFSNSGRYSDAIRAENTNRILIQNVTISHVTNGIKIVNSQNVKVKNSLIDDSKYCINIIDSSKADLISNNITNNFIAGIAISGSSNNINIHSNNISEGNIGINMTAAKYVYILNNYIGFNKRYGVYTNCNN
- a CDS encoding right-handed parallel beta-helix repeat-containing protein, whose translation is MEIKGNFINQNAQYDIFNDHRVKNLFKKGGESLQVITNNYMIGHGDRPVWRQVYEYKPSIGEFIYDAANDDYIYVGEGKGEYIGHQSGTFLGYIFDVDQDLICPNIFFSYPTSGVTPWSHTGNYKLYLSEITQVKKGVYSISIVDVNGNIAKDISSVPVIFYLNKNNTNVSPQEGDTYKIVMMKNGTATVRFYPDDFNKTGNVLLASFPGKGNNLYSQMYRPYKKFAIDDKYIPGNVSGTKITVSDLNTYPVSNAYFKATLTDLDGNPIANEKLIFTINTRSYTVLTDGKGQAKLKIGLAKEKTYAMTVKYIGDGVDYSSSNAQAKVVIKKTPTKISSSNVYMIPKMAENFYITLKDGSNKPIANQKIVIKVNKKTYTLKTNSKGVAYKKLKFNKKGTYTINIKYSGSKKYKSFSKTNKIVVKYSSKGVKLTVPKVTIPPKTYKYYTISLKNLNGKGLAKQKVIVKLNGKKYSKVTNSKGNIVFKVKFSKIKSYSVSASYKGNKIYKKAHSDGKINVAKTPTKFAVSKVSSFPNEKKTYTVTLKTSSGKALSKMPVTMNVNGKTYSKVTNNKGQASLSLKFATEKTYPVTVKYNGNSIYKSSKATGSFIVSKINTQLMSYDKTFASDANKTFRVTLKDKSGKALANEKIVFKFNNQTFTKATDKNGVAYVDIDSNIGSFDVSSKYTGTNKYRAVSKVNKITISNKTNVVFIDKNLPNSEIQNILNGCHDGDNVEFLGDFYSGISLNINSALNIYSLNTTTLNGKAKSPVFKILNSNTTICNLSIVGNSYDGIEINNASNVTIKDNIISNKLDKSKNASYMDSTMSLPGYGINIVDSRNIVILNNCIDSFESGIFAGNTNNLTISTNSLRKNNYGIKYGFGVANSIITGNNIADNIGLYTMLVPEGPRGYGVFLNNSAVNVTITKNNITWNHLGISVDANYSTGILITGNVITDNVLEGIRFNEGYDLAQNAIEPLVTDNAIYRNAKGPSMMILGELSANPAGIYGPGAFNASLRLNIGPNWYGKNQIVTWDYETGIVGYGTMCPRISTTGIAFKEITCITPGTYSITFYKNEEVASNLPVFEMYAMLNDNHEIKFNVVNGVGIFSFDAQNFSEGSNEIKISIGSLNDGNRTFKVEMSKILESSEIPV
- a CDS encoding DNA-3-methyladenine glycosylase I, which codes for MTVKRCDWVSDDEDYIRYHDEEWGVPTHNDEELFEMLVLESFQAGLSWITILKKRDNFRKAFDEYDYKKISQYGMGKVNELLSNKGIIRNKGKINATINNAKIFIEIQKEFKSFDEYIWGFTNGEIINSEFKTESELSKTISKDLKKRGMKFVGPTIIYSYLESVGIINNHQKDCFKYCGKD